In Pseudobacter ginsenosidimutans, the following are encoded in one genomic region:
- a CDS encoding SusC/RagA family TonB-linked outer membrane protein, producing MKLTALFLTIAFVHAFAGTKAQQITISGKDFTYVQVFAAIKKQTGYVVAATPDLFAGNRKISLTVKDLPLKEFLDIILKDQPFMYDIDGKTIFISRKKVNESAGTTQQITSAVLPDNTPVTGVVFSEKNTPLSGVSVLVKKTNRGTITDNQGGFTIQAETGDILSFSSVGYTSQEVKVTGGTVIVKLKLAVSMLDETQIIAYGKTTKRLSTGNIGTIKGEDIEKQPVFTVLEAIAGRVPGVIITPMQGNSAAPVKVNIRGRNTINPNVISDPLYVVDGVPLNNLNSSPWMSGVSYQTGAVQAGRTILNGENPLLSINPKDIESIDILKDADATAIYGSRGANGVILITTKRGKPGPTSFSLQVANGFKSVMKYPKLMNTEQYLAVRREAFLNDGITPNRFNAPDLTIWDQQKYTDWQRSFGSSGNELNVNAGLSGGMGQTVYRISANHTSTTELFNNGGGNKRSSLSLSLGHASINQKFKLDFNTSMALSDLLVYSTSGLNSLPPNAPDLFDAKGKLNFEPYRGENSSLYELGVLKRSSSSKSFYLQSTLMLQYEILKGLQVSVNAGFNTDQNENNTLTPSASLDLYYPSQTSLAYFGSSNRRSFNIDPQIMYRTMIGRGRLTAQLIASMQESESRGLTTEARDFPNDNLIKSQNNARTRFTGEGYAQHRYLSAAGIIKYSWDDKYVISLNARRDGSSRFGPGKRFGDFGSIGLAWIMSDENWVRSVMPEWMSFVKLRGSVGTTGSDNIGDYEFLSRWGNTLSLTNDRIQFGYMGLNSFSILRALYQDFQWESTRKSELAAQFGFLQNKLNLEISYYSNLSSNQLTQVPMPVYTGFQNVTANWPAKVRNSGIEAALNWNAITTKDWGLTFNFNIGRNRNKLVDFPGMDDTRYKSEYKIGDPLTVRYMLHYTGIDPLTGEYSFEDHNKNGVIDNSGGVVPAAGRPDDRYVKLDLAPKYSGGFGFNLTWRQLAVSSQFTFINKLSPDPYLQLRAGDMDNSMMPADILENHWKKPGDIVKYAKFTTVTGTSITNADAYYTNGSYVRMSTLSIRYQAPEKWVRKVHMKNASIGISSNNLFTITSYKGFDPDISTLNGLSPIPRIIATNLIFNF from the coding sequence ATGAAACTGACAGCACTCTTTCTCACCATTGCATTTGTACATGCATTTGCTGGTACGAAAGCACAACAGATCACGATCTCCGGTAAGGATTTTACCTATGTACAGGTATTTGCTGCCATCAAAAAGCAAACAGGCTATGTAGTAGCGGCAACACCTGATCTGTTTGCCGGGAACAGAAAAATTTCTTTGACGGTAAAGGATCTGCCGCTGAAAGAATTTCTCGATATCATTTTGAAGGATCAGCCATTCATGTATGATATCGATGGCAAAACGATCTTCATCAGCCGAAAAAAAGTAAATGAGTCAGCTGGAACTACACAGCAGATTACCAGTGCTGTTTTGCCGGATAACACTCCGGTGACAGGCGTCGTTTTTTCGGAAAAAAACACTCCGCTCAGTGGAGTAAGTGTTCTTGTGAAAAAAACGAACCGGGGAACCATCACCGATAACCAGGGCGGGTTTACCATTCAGGCTGAAACGGGTGATATCCTTTCCTTCTCTTCGGTTGGTTATACCAGTCAGGAAGTGAAAGTGACAGGTGGCACTGTAATAGTGAAATTGAAACTGGCCGTTTCCATGCTGGATGAAACGCAGATCATCGCTTACGGCAAAACTACCAAGAGGCTGTCTACAGGAAATATCGGAACCATTAAAGGAGAAGATATAGAAAAGCAACCTGTCTTCACCGTTCTTGAAGCCATTGCAGGGCGGGTACCGGGAGTAATTATTACTCCAATGCAAGGCAATTCTGCTGCGCCTGTAAAAGTGAATATCAGGGGCAGGAATACGATCAATCCCAATGTTATTTCTGATCCGCTCTATGTAGTAGACGGAGTTCCATTGAACAATCTTAATTCATCGCCCTGGATGAGCGGCGTATCTTATCAAACCGGCGCTGTTCAGGCAGGAAGAACGATCCTCAATGGTGAGAATCCTCTATTGAGTATAAATCCAAAAGACATCGAAAGCATCGATATATTGAAAGATGCAGATGCTACGGCCATCTATGGTTCCAGGGGTGCCAACGGCGTTATTCTTATTACAACTAAAAGAGGGAAACCTGGCCCCACCAGCTTCAGTCTTCAGGTAGCCAATGGATTCAAATCAGTGATGAAGTATCCCAAATTGATGAACACCGAGCAATACCTGGCAGTGAGAAGAGAAGCATTTCTGAACGATGGCATTACTCCAAACAGGTTCAATGCTCCGGATCTTACCATTTGGGATCAGCAAAAATATACTGACTGGCAGAGAAGCTTTGGATCAAGCGGAAATGAGCTGAATGTAAATGCAGGATTGTCCGGCGGAATGGGCCAGACCGTTTACCGTATTTCTGCCAATCATACTTCAACTACTGAGCTATTCAATAATGGTGGTGGGAACAAAAGAAGCTCACTGAGTCTGAGCCTTGGTCATGCAAGCATCAATCAAAAGTTCAAGCTGGATTTCAACACCTCCATGGCGCTTTCTGATCTATTGGTTTACTCAACTTCCGGTTTGAACAGTTTGCCGCCCAATGCTCCTGATCTTTTTGATGCAAAAGGAAAATTGAATTTCGAACCCTACAGGGGAGAGAATTCCAGCCTGTACGAACTGGGTGTATTGAAAAGATCAAGCAGCAGCAAATCGTTCTACCTGCAAAGCACACTGATGCTTCAGTACGAAATACTAAAGGGCTTACAGGTGAGTGTGAATGCAGGCTTCAACACCGATCAGAATGAAAACAATACCCTGACTCCTTCGGCATCACTGGATCTTTATTATCCCAGCCAAACGTCTCTTGCATATTTTGGCAGCTCCAACAGAAGGTCTTTCAATATCGATCCCCAGATAATGTATCGAACGATGATTGGACGGGGAAGATTGACGGCACAATTGATTGCCAGTATGCAGGAGTCTGAATCCAGGGGATTGACTACCGAGGCCAGAGATTTTCCCAATGACAACCTGATAAAAAGTCAAAACAACGCAAGAACACGGTTTACCGGTGAAGGTTATGCGCAACACCGTTATCTGTCTGCGGCAGGTATTATCAAATATTCATGGGACGATAAATATGTGATCAGTCTGAATGCAAGAAGAGATGGTTCTTCCAGGTTCGGACCCGGAAAACGGTTTGGGGATTTTGGTTCTATCGGATTGGCGTGGATCATGTCCGATGAGAACTGGGTAAGGTCTGTTATGCCGGAATGGATGAGTTTTGTGAAACTGAGAGGGAGTGTTGGAACAACTGGCAGCGACAATATCGGTGATTATGAATTTCTCTCAAGATGGGGAAATACGCTTTCGCTTACCAATGACCGTATCCAATTCGGTTATATGGGTCTCAATTCCTTTTCCATCCTCCGCGCATTGTACCAGGATTTTCAATGGGAGTCCACAAGGAAGTCTGAGCTGGCAGCCCAGTTTGGCTTTCTGCAGAACAAGCTGAACCTGGAGATCTCGTACTATTCGAATTTGAGCAGCAACCAGCTTACACAGGTTCCAATGCCGGTATATACGGGATTCCAGAATGTTACTGCCAACTGGCCCGCCAAAGTGCGTAATTCAGGTATCGAGGCTGCTTTGAACTGGAATGCGATCACTACAAAAGATTGGGGACTTACCTTCAATTTCAATATCGGAAGGAACAGGAATAAACTGGTGGATTTTCCTGGTATGGATGATACCCGTTACAAATCTGAATATAAGATCGGAGATCCACTTACTGTTAGGTACATGCTGCACTATACCGGCATAGATCCTCTGACTGGAGAGTATTCCTTTGAAGATCATAACAAGAATGGAGTGATCGATAATTCAGGTGGAGTGGTGCCTGCTGCCGGCCGGCCTGACGACAGATATGTAAAACTGGATCTCGCTCCCAAATATAGCGGTGGCTTTGGTTTTAATCTTACCTGGCGCCAACTGGCTGTAAGTTCTCAATTCACCTTCATCAATAAATTGTCCCCAGACCCTTATTTACAGTTGAGAGCAGGGGATATGGACAATAGCATGATGCCGGCGGATATCCTGGAGAATCACTGGAAAAAACCTGGTGATATAGTGAAGTATGCAAAATTCACTACTGTCACCGGTACAAGTATCACCAATGCAGATGCCTACTATACCAATGGTTCTTATGTAAGAATGAGTACACTGTCCATCAGATACCAGGCTCCTGAAAAATGGGTCAGGAAAGTTCACATGAAGAACGCCAGTATTGGTATCAGCTCAAACAATCTTTTTACGATCACTTCCTATAAGGGCTTTGATCCGGACATCTCTACATTGAATGGGTTGAGCCCGATACCCAGAATTATCGCTACCAATTTAATCTTCAACTTCTAA